In Vibrio quintilis, the DNA window AACCGTTGTCGAAGTTAACGAAAGGCTTGAACCATACTGTAGAGAACTGGTAACCATTCCACTCGTTGTTTTTGATGTTGTAAGATTTGTAAAGGTTAAATTGCACTTTACCAAACCATGGCACCATGACGTCGGCACCGATACCGTTTTTGGTCGCGTAACCGCCATCATTATTGCCATCAATCGTGGTGTAGTTAGCAACATACCATTCTTTAATCGGGCCAACAGATAAATCGGTGTTGAACAAACCATCGATAGACATACGTGGCGCAAATTTAGCGAACGTTTTAGCATTGTTGCCTTTGTCTGCGGATTTATCACTGTCATCATCGTCAGTCAGGTTGAACACATCAAGGTAACCATACAGATCAAAAATTCCTGAACGACCGCCAAACTCCATTTCGAAGTAAGTGTGGTTATTGTTACCAGGCTTTTCATTCAGTACATGCATCAGGTTAAATTGCATCCACTTATAATCGTTTTTATGAGTGTTACCATCTGTGTAATCAGCGGCCAGGGCAGGCGTGGAAACTGCAGCAGCCAGACTTAGTGCTAAAAGTGATTTGCGCATTGCTGTGATTCTCTACATTGGGATTTTTAG includes these proteins:
- a CDS encoding nucleoside-specific channel-forming Tsx family protein — encoded protein: MRKSLLALSLAAAVSTPALAADYTDGNTHKNDYKWMQFNLMHVLNEKPGNNNHTYFEMEFGGRSGIFDLYGYLDVFNLTDDDDSDKSADKGNNAKTFAKFAPRMSIDGLFNTDLSVGPIKEWYVANYTTIDGNNDGGYATKNGIGADVMVPWFGKVQFNLYKSYNIKNNEWNGYQFSTVWFKPFVNFDNGSFIAYQGYLDYEFDLQEEAGATSDHGLAWFNGIYWHSNRYAVGYGLKVFDDVYGIQDSSGFRSSGVSHYFDVTYKF